Proteins encoded by one window of Lemur catta isolate mLemCat1 chromosome 12, mLemCat1.pri, whole genome shotgun sequence:
- the CCDC112 gene encoding coiled-coil domain-containing protein 112 gives MAALTTVVVAAAATAVAGAVAGAGAATGTGVGATPASQQNDGCFSTSGGIRSFHLQNWKQKVNRTKKAEFIRTAEKLKNQVINIEKDKHSHFYNQKGDFRMEHSMLEELENKLINSRKTERAKIQQQLAKIHNNVKKLQHQLKDVRPTPDFVEKLREMMEEIENAINTFKEEQRLIYEELIKEEKTTNNELSAISRKIDSWALGNSETEKAFRAISSKVPVDKVAPSTLPEEILDFEKFLQQTGGRQGGWDDYDHQNFVKVRNKHKGKPTFMEEVLEHLPGRTQDEVHQHEKWYQKFLALEERKKESIQKWKTKKQQQKEEIFKVKEKADNIPMTFHTKQENNQKQKEEQRKKQKLAVEAWKKQKSIEMSMKYASQLKEEEEKEKKQQKERQRQFKLKLLLESYTQQKKEQEEFLRLEKEIREKAEKAEKRKTAADEISRFQERDLHKLELKILDRQAKEDEKAEKQRRLAKLKEKVENHVSRDPSRLYKPTKVWEERTKKIGPTGSGPLLHIPHRAIPTWRQGI, from the exons ATGGCCGCCCTGACGACGGTCGTGGTGGCGGCGGCAGCCACCGCGGTAGCCGGGGCTGTGGCGGGGGCGGGCGCGGCCACCGGGACGGGCGTGGGAGCTACGCCGGCGTCGCAACAG AATGATGGCTGTTTTAGTACTTCAGGTGGAATTCGTTCTTTTCACCTTCAAAATTGGAAGCAGAAAGTTAATCGAACTAAGAAAGCAGAATTCATACGCACagcagaaaaattgaaaaatca agttattaacatagaaaaagataaacacagtCATTTCTACAACCAAAAAGGTGACTTCAGAATGGAGCATAGTATGCTGgaagaattggaaaataaattgattaaCAGCAGGAAAACAGAAA GAGCAAAAATCCAGCAACAATTGGCCAAAATACATAACAATGTAAAGAAACTTCAGCATCAGTTAAAAGATGTGAGGCCCACACCTGACT ttgttGAGAAACTCAGAGAAATGatggaagaaattgaaaatgCAATTAACACTTTTAAAGAAGAGCAGAGGTTGAT atacgAAGAGCttattaaagaagagaaaacaactAATAATGAGCTGAGTGCCATATCAAGAAAAATTGACTCCTGGGCTTTGGGTAATTCAGAAACAGAGAAAGCGTTCAGAGCAATCTCAAGCAAAGTACCTGTAGACAAAGTAGCACCAAGTACCCTTCCAGAAGAAATAttagattttgaaaaattcctTCAGCAAACAGGAGGGCGACAAGGGGGCTGGGATGATTATGATCACCAGAACTTTGTCAAGGTGAGAAACAAACATAAAGGGAAGCCAACATTTATGGAAGAAGTTCTAGAACACCTTCCTGGAAGAACACAAGATGAAGTTCACCAGCATGAGAAATGGTATCAAAAATTTCTGGctctagaagaaagaaaaaaagag TCAATTCAGAAGTGGAAAACTAAAAAGCAGCAACAAAAGGAGGAAATTTTCAAGGTAAAGGAAAAGGCAGACAATATACCCATGACTTTTCATACTAAACAAGAAAATAACCAAAAGcaaaaagaggaacaaagaaagaaacagaaattggCAGTTGAAGcttggaaaaaacagaaaagtatagAAATGTCAATGAAATATGCTTCCCAgttaaaagaagaggaagagaaagagaaaaaacagcaGAAAGAGCGCCAACGCCAGTTTAAACTGAAATTATTACTAGAAAGTTATacccagcagaagaaagaacaggaagaaTTTTTGAGGCTTGAAAAGGAGATCagggaaaaggcagaaaaggcagaaaaaaggaaaactgctGCTGATGAAATTTCCAGGTTTCAAGAAAGA gaTTTACATAAACTTGAATTGAAAATTCTAGACAGACAGgcaaaggaagatgaaaaagcagaaaaacaaagaagactggcaaaattaaaagaaaag GTTGAAAACCATGTTAGCAGAGACCCCTCTAGGCTTTACAAACCTACCAAAGTTTGGGAAGAACGAACCAAAAAAATAGGACCAACAGGCTCTGGACCACTTCTACATATCCCacatag ggCTATTCCAACCTGGAGACAAGGAATATAA